In the genome of Pseudoliparis swirei isolate HS2019 ecotype Mariana Trench chromosome 3, NWPU_hadal_v1, whole genome shotgun sequence, one region contains:
- the fam76b gene encoding protein FAM76B isoform X2: MATSALYACTKCNQRYPFEELSQGQQLCKECRIAHPIVKCTFCRSEFQQESKTNTICKKCAQNVKQFGTPKPCQYCNIIAAFIGTKCQRCTNSEKKYGSPQTCEQCKQQCAFDRKEEGRRKVDGKLLCWLCTLSYRRVLQKTKEQRKGFGSSNSSSLNEKDHHSRPHHHHQQQHRHSSSHHKLSGSLSPEQEQGLWKQSHKSSSVQKETPKKKLKLEMKPSNGDSSSLTKSMDSGGTDNFILISQLKEEVMSMKRLLQQKDQTILEKDRKLTEIKADFQYQESNMRVKMNQMEKSHKESMEHQQGKNRELMKQVAALSKGKKFDRTGSSLLLP; the protein is encoded by the exons ATGGCAACGTCGGCTCTGTACGCCTGTACGAAGTGCAACCAGCGGTACCCCTTCGAAGAGCTGTCGCAGGGCCAGCAGCTGTGCAAG GAGTGTCGCATCGCACATCCAATAGTGAAGTGCACATTCTGCAGATCTGAGTTTCAGCAGGAAAG TAAAACCAATACAATCTGCAAGAAGTGTGCTCAGAACGTCAAACAGTTTGGAACG CCCAAACCCTGTCAGTACTGTAACATCATTGCAGCCTTTATCGGGACAAAGTGCCAGCGTTGTACAAACTCAGAGAAGAAATATGGGTCTCCACAGACCTGTGAGCAGTGCAAACAGCAATGCGCCTTTGACCGCAAGGAGGAGGGCAGGAGAAAG GTGGATGGGAAACTGCTTTGCTGGCTCTGTACTCTGTCCTACCGCCGTGTCCTGCAGAAGACCAAGGAGCAGAGGAAAGGTTTTGGctcctccaactcctcatcCCTGAATGAGAAAGACCACCACTCCAGacctcaccatcatcaccaacaGCAACACAGACACAGCAGCTCTCATCACAA ACTGAGTGGGAGTTTGAGTCCTGAGCAGGAGCAGGGACTGTGGAAGCAGAG CCATAAATCGTCTTCAGTCCAGAAGGAGACTccaaagaagaaactaaaactgGAGATGAAGCCATCCAATGGGGATAG TAGTTCCCTCACCAAGTCGATGGATTCCGGAGGAACAGACAACTTCATTCTCATCAGCCAGCTGAAAGAGGAAGTAATGTCAATGAAGAGACTGCTGCAGCAAAAAGATCAAACCATCCTCGAGAAGGACCGAAAG CTCACAGAGATCAAAGCAGACTTTCAGTACCAGGAATCCAACATGAGAGTTAAGATGAACCAAATGGAGAAATCGCACAAAGAGTCCATGGAGCACCAGCAG GGCAAGAACAGGGAGTTGATGAAACAAGTGGCAGCCCTCTCGAAAGGAAAAAAGTTTGATCGGACAGGGAGTTCACTGTTGTTGCCCTAA
- the taf1 gene encoding transcription initiation factor TFIID subunit 1 translates to MSDSDSDEDQDRPFSLTGFLFGNINEDGQLEDDSVLDSESKKHLAGLGTLGLGSLITEITADEEEDDQDESRDTASMDADGWVKSTEDAVDYSDINEVAEDETNKYRQAMGSLQLNRKSVLDDEDDYDADCEDIDSKLMPPPPPSLPTAVKKEEPTSPSPNVGEEGDGIILPSIIAPSSTADKVDFSSSSDSESETDRPCQDSEAGDTPDMLNLPLAGIMQKDAAKALPDVTELFTEFRPGRVLRFLRLFGPGKNMPSVWRSARRKKKRKHRDHQPGTPPPEGEPTEQSLEKKSGWIYEYAPPPPPEQCLSDDEITMMAPVESKFSQTSGDGDKEAESRPKVAEWRYGPAQLWYDMLGVSEDGNNFNYGFKLKEEQTSELQQQDTLEEIRDTAREFLRRDGDNADNNNDGDKEPSALENELFLMVTQLKWEDDIIWNGEDVKHKSTKTQRASLAGWLPSSMTRNANAYNAQQGLTRSNSQLVPPLPPPMPKVSSISGSKREKNIHDNQAFQEDDSPWFSIFPIDSEELVYGRWEDNIIWDDQEMDRMLMPPVLTLDPNDENIILEIPNEKEEMTSHSPSKENKKETAIKKSRILLGKTGVIKDEPQQNMSQPEVKDPWNLSNDEFYYPKQQGLRGTFGGNIIQHSIPALELRQPFYPTHMGPMKLRQFHRPTLKKYSFGALAQPGPHAVQPLLKHIKKKAKTREQERQASGGGDMFFMRTPQDLTGKDGDLILAEYSEEYAPLIMQVGLATKIKNYYKRKPGKDPGAPDCKYGETVYCHTSPFLGSLHPGQLLPAFENNLFRAPIYMHKMPETDFLILRTRHGYYIREIVDMFVVGQQCPLFEVPGPNSKRANTHIRDFLQVFIYRLFWKSKDRPRRIRMEDIKKAFPSHSESSIRKRLKLCADFKRTGMDSNWWVLKPDFRLPTEEEIRAMVSPEQCCAYYSMLVAEQRLKDAGYGEKSFFAPEEENEEDFQMKIDDEVRTAPWNTTRAFISAMKGKCLLEVTGVADPTGCGEGFSYVKVPNKPTQQKDDKEPQPAKKTVTGTDADLRRLSLKNAKQLLRKFGVPEEEIKKLSRWEVIDVVRTMSTEQARSGEGPMSKFARGSRFSVAEHQERYKEECQRIFDLQNKVLESTEVLSTDTDSSSAEDSDFEEMGKNIENMLQNKKTSSQLSREREEQERKELHRMLMGDENERDHKGRKARKGLSSSLSTGSHKDDDTSSVTSLNSSATGRRLKIYRTFRDEDGKEYVRCETVRKASVIDAYTRIRSTKDDDFIKKFALFDEQHREEMRKERRRIQEQLRRLKRNQEKDKIKGPPEKKSKKMKERPDLKVKLKCGACGAIGHMRTNKFCPLYYQTNAPPSNPVAMTEEQEEELEKTVIHNDNEELITVEGTKIVLGKQLIESADEVRRKSLVLKFPKQQLPPKKKRRVGNAVHCDYLNKPHKAIHRRRTDPMVTLSSVLESIINDMRDHPNTYPFHTPVNAKVVKDYYKIITRPMDLQTLRENVRKRLYPSRDEFREAVEVIVKNSATYNGAKHPITQVAQSMLDLCDNKLKEKEDRLVRLEKAINPLLDDDDQVAFSFILDNIVTQKMMVVSDSWPFHHPVNKKFVPDYYKVIVCPMDLESIRKNISKHKYQNRDVFLSDISYIHANSIKYNGPESPYTKTALDIVNVCKHTLAEYDEHLTQLEKDISTAQEAALDAADLECLDPMTPGPYTPQAEDGDGELEDDDDEEDMLLPPHRGMHDHEEEEEEEDGVSNHPPQASILYQDLLMSDGEDDASEEEGDNPFSSIHLSESGSDSDRELDVRPATPQRVQETARMGMEQDESMMSYEGEGPDEPHMEDSNVSYGSYEETESQSQLQPISMGNGEDYAISEEEEEDEEDEARRRGPAVLSKVQLSEDEESEEFRSIGGDSDMDSDN, encoded by the exons ATGTCGGACTCAGACAGTGACGAGGACCAAGATCGCCCTTTCTCTCTGACTGGCTTCCTCTTCGGAAACATCAACGAAGATGGACAGCTGGAGGATGACAGCGTTCTGGACAGT GAGTCCAAAAAGCATTTGGCTGGTTTGGGTACCCTCGGACTGGGCTCACTTATTACAGAGATCACtgccgatgaggaggaggatgatcaAGACGAGAGCAGAGACACTGCTAGTATGGACGCAGATG GTTGGGTAAAAAGTACAGAAGATGCAGTAGATTACTCTGACATCAATGAGGTTGCTGAGGATGAAACAAATAAGTACCGTCAGGCTATGGGGTCTTTGCAGCTGAACAGGAAATCAG TCTTAGATGATGAGGATGACTATGATGCTGACTGCGAGGATATTGATTCAAAGCTTATGCCTCCTCCGCCACCAAGTCTTCCTACAGCTGTTAAGAAAGAGGAACCCACCTCTCCGAGCCCAAATG TTGGGGAAGAGGGTGATGGCATCATCCTACCCTCCATCATTGCGCCGTCCTCAACGGCTGACAAGGTTGACTTCAGCAGCTCATCAGACTCAGAATCAGAAACTGACCGTCCCTGCCAGGACTCAGAGGCTGGAGACACCCCAGATATGCTCAACCTCCCTCTTGCTGGCATCATGCAGAAAGATGCTGCCAAAGCACTGCCAGATGTTACAGAACTCTTCACTGAGTTCAGGCCTGGAAGG GTGCTTAGATTCTTACGGCTGTTTGGTCCTGGAAAGAACATGCCATCAGTTTGGAGGAGTGCCCGCAGGAAGAAAAAGCGGAAGCACCGGGACCATCAGCCTGGGACACCTCCTCCAGAAGGAGAGCCAACGGAGCAAAGCCTGGAGAAGAAGTCTGGATGGATTTATGAGTAtgcacccccccctcctccagaaCAGTGTCTCTCTGATGATGAG ATAACCATGATGGCTCCAGTAGAATCCAAGTTCTCACAAACTAGTGGCGATGGGGACAAGGAGGCAGAGTCTCGGCCTAAAGTAGCAGAATGGAGATATGGTCCCGCCCAGCTCTGGTACGACATGCTCGGCGTCTCCGAGGATGGAAACAACTTCAACTACGGCTTCAAGCTGAAAGAAGAGCAGACCAGTGAGCTTCAGCAGCAGGACACGCTTGAAGAAATACGAGATACTGCTCGTGAG TTTCTGAGGCGGGACGGTGACAATGCTGACAACAATAATGATGGAGATAAGGAACCATCAGCACTTGAGAATGAGCTCTTCCTGATGGTTACTCAGCTCAAATGGGAGGACGATATTATTTGGAATGGGGAGGACGTAAAACACAAGAGCACAAAGACACAGCGAGCCAGCCTAGCAGGATGGCTGCCTTCGAGCATGACTCGCAATGCCAATGCGTACAACGCACAGCAGG GTCTCACAAGAAGTAATTCTCAGTTGGTGCCACCTCTACCTCCGCCCATGCCCAAAGTTTCTTCAATCTCTGGCTCTAAGCGGGAAAAAAACATCCATGATAATCAAG CCTTTCAGGAAGACGACTCCCCTTGGTTCTCCATTTTCCCAATTGACAGCGAGGAGTTAGTGTATGGACGCTGGGAAGATAACATTATCTGGGATGACCAGGAGATGGATCGCATGCTCATGCCACCTGTTCTTACACTGGATCCCAACGATGAAAATATCATCCTAG AAATCCCAAATGAAAAGGAGGAGATGACTTCCCACTCCCCATCAAAGGAGAATAAGAAGGAAACGGCAATCAAAAAGAGCCGCATCCTGCTAGGCAAGACCGGGGTGATAAAAGATGAGCCACAGCAG AACATGTCGCAGCCGGAAGTGAAGGACCCCTGGAACCTCTCCAATGATGAGTTCTACTATCCTAAACAGCAGGGCCTGAGGGGGACGTTCGGTGGCAACATCATTCAG CACTCCATCCCGGCGCTGGAGCTGAGGCAGCCCTTCTACCCCACTCACATGGGGCCCATGAAATTGCGCCAGTTCCATCGACCGACCCTGAAGAAGTATTCATTTGGAGCTCTGGCTCAGCCAGGTCCCCATGCCGTCCAGCCGCTGCTCAAACACATCAAGAAGAAGGCCAAG ACGCGAGAGCAGGAGCGGCAGGCATCGGGGGGAGGAGACATGTTCTTCATGAGAACCCCGCAGGACTTGACTGGTAAAGATGGAGATCTGATCCTGGCAGAGTACAGTGAAGAGTACGCCCCTCTCATCATGCAAGTTGGCTTGGCCACGAAAAtcaaaaactactacaaaagg AAACCTGGAAAGGATCCTGGAGCACCTGACTGTAAATATGGAGAGACCGTATACTGCCACACGTCCCCTTTCCTGGGTTCTCTTCATCCTGGACAGCTGCTCCCG GCTTTTGAAAACAACCTCTTTCGCGCGCCAATCTACATGCACAAGATGCCGGAGACTGATTTCTTGATTCTACGAACTCGACACGGCTACTACATTAGAGAAATAGTGGACATGTTTGTTGTCGGTCAGCAGTGCCCCTTGTTTGAGGTTCCAGGGCCCAACTCCAAACGAGCCAATACTCACATCAGAGACTTCCTACAG GTGTTCATTTACCGCCTGTTCTGGAAGAGCAAGGACCGGCCCCGGAGAATCCGCATGGAGGATATAAAGAAAGCTTTTCCCTCGCACTCTGAGAGTAGCATCAGGAAACGACTAAAACTCTGTGCCGACTTCAAACGCACAG GTATGGACTCGAACTGGTGGGTGCTGAAGCCTGACTTCAGATTGCCCACGGAGGAGGAGATCAGGGCCATGGTGTCTCCAGAGCAGTGCTGCGCTTACTATAGCATGCTGGTGGCAGAGCAGAGACTCAAG GATGCTGGATATGGCGAGAAGTCCTTCTTCGCTCCCGAGGAGGAGAACGAAGAGGACTTTCAAATGAAGATTGACGATGAG GTGCGGACAGCTCCTTGGAACACAACGAGAGCCTTCATTTCTGCCATGAAGGGGAAATGCCTGTTGGAGGTTACAGGCGTGGCGGATCCGACAGGCTGCGGAGAGGGTTTCTCCTACGTCAAAGTGCCCAACAAGCCCACTCAGCAGAAG GATGACAAAGAGCCACAGCCTGCCAAGAAGACGGTGACGGGGACAGATGCTGACCTGAGGAGACTCTCACTGAAGAATGCCAAGCAGCTGCTGCGCAAGTTTGGTGTTCCAGAGGAAGAG aTCAAGAAGCTCTCTCGCTGGGAGGTGATTGACGTGGTGAGGACCATGTCCACGGAGCAGGCGCGTTCAGGCGAGGGACCCATGAGCAAGTTTGCCCGAGGCTCTCGTTTCTCCGTTGCGGAACACCAGGAGCGCTACAAGGAGGAGTGCCAGAGGATTTTCGACCTGCAGAACAA AGTGTTGGAGTCGACCGAGGTGCTCTCCACGGACACAGACAGCAGCTCAGCGGAGGACAGTGACTTTGAGGAGATGGGGAAGAACATTGAGAACATGCTGCAGAACAAGAAGACCAGCTCCCAGCTTTCCCgcgagagggaggagcaggagaggaaagAGCTGCACAGGATGCTGATGGGCGACGAGAACGAGCGTGACCATAAGGGACGCAAGGCACGCAAAGGCTTGT CCAGCTCCTTATCCACCGGCTCCCACAAGGACGATGACACATCCTCCGTCACCAGCCTAAACTCCTCGGCCACGGGCCGGCGTCTCAAGATCTATCGCACCTTCAGGGACGAGGACGGCAAGGAATACGTCCGATGCGAGACAGTACGCAAGGCGTCCGTCATTGACGCCTACACCAGGATCAGATCCACCAAGGACGACGATTTCAT AAAAAAGTTTGCCCTCTTCGATGAGCAGCACAGAGAAGAGATGAGGAAGGAGCGCCGGCGAATTCAGGAGCAGCTGAGGAGGCTCAAGAGAAACCAAGAGAAAGATAAGATCAAAGGACCCCCGGAGAAAAAGtccaagaagatgaaggagagacCGGACCTCAAAGTGAAA TTAAAGTGCGGCGCCTGTGGAGCCATTGGacacatgagaaccaacaaGTTCTGCCCGCTGTACTACCAGACCAACGCCCCGCCTTCTAACCCAGTTGCTATgacggaggagcaggaggaggagctggaaaaGACCGTCATCCACAACGACAACGAGGAACTGATCACGGTGGAGGGCACCAAGATCGTACTGGGCAAGCAGCTCATTGAGAG TGCTGATGAGGTGCGCAGAAAATCTTTAGTGCTCAAGTTCCCCAAGCAGCAGCTCCCACCAAAGAAGAAGAGGCGCGTCGGCAACGCTGTGCACTGCGACTACCTCAAT AAACCACACAAGGCCATCCACCGCAGGCGCACGGACCCCATGGTGACCTTGTCCTCTGTGCTGGAGAGCATCATCAATGACATGCGGGATCACCCCAAC ACGTATCCATTCCACACACCAGTGAATGCCAAGGTTGTGAAGGACTACTATAAGATCATCACTCGGCCCATGGACCTGCAGACGCTGAGGGAGAACGTACGGAAGCGACTGTACCCGTCGAGGGACGAGTTCCGGGAAGCAGTGGAAGTTATCGTcaaaaacagcgccacctacaaTG GGGCAAAACATCCAATAACACAGGTAGCACAGTCCATGCTAGACCTGTGTGATAATAAACTAAAAGAG aAGGAAGACAGGCTGGTGAGGCTGGAGAAAGCCATCAACCCCTTGCTGGACGATGACGATCAGGTGGCCTTCTCCTTCATCCTCGACAACATTGTGACCCAGAAAATGATGGTGGTTTCCGAC TCATGGCCGTTTCACCATCCTGTCAACAAAAAGTTTGTCCCGGATTATTACAAGGTGATTGTATGTCCCATGGATCTTGAGAGCATTCGTAAG AACATCTCCAAACACAAATACCAGAATCGAGATGTGTTCCTGTCAGACATCAGTTACATCCACGCCAACAGTATCAAGTACAACG GCCCAGAAAGTCCGTACACCAAGACGGCCCTGGATATCGTCAACGTGTGCAAGCATACCTTGGCAGAG TATGATGAGCACTTGACGCAGTTGGAGAAGGACATCTCTACTGCTCAAGAGGCCGCTCTGGATGCAGCGGACTTGGAGTGTCTGGACCCAATGACGCCTGGGCCATACACACCGCAG GCAGAGGATGGAGACGGAGAACTAGAGGATGACgatgatgaggaggacatgTTGCTACCGCCTCACAGAGGGATGCACgaccacgaggaggaggaagaggaagaggacggagTATCTAACCATCCGCCCCAAGCCAGCATTCTGTACCAGGACCTGCTCATGTCTGACGGAGAGGACGATGCCAGTGAAGAGGAGGGCGACAACCCTTTCTCCT CCATACACCTGTCAGAGAGTGGAAGTGACTCTGACAGAGAACTGGATGTGAGACCTGCAACTCCCCAGAGAGTGCAAGAGACGGCCCGCATGGGCATGGAGCAAGACGAGAGCATGATGTCATACGAAGGGGAAGGGCCTGATGAGCCTCACATGGAAGACAGCAACGTCAG TTACGGCAGCTACGAGGAGACAGAGAGCCAGAGTCAGTTGCAGCCCATTAGCATGGGGAACGGAGAGGACTACGCCATcagcgaagaagaggaggaagatgaggaagatgaagcaCGCAGGAGAGGCCCAGCTGTTCTCTCCAAGGTCCAGCTCAGTGAAGACGAGGAGAGCGAAGAATTCCG
- the fam76b gene encoding protein FAM76B isoform X1, producing MATSALYACTKCNQRYPFEELSQGQQLCKECRIAHPIVKCTFCRSEFQQESKTNTICKKCAQNVKQFGTPKPCQYCNIIAAFIGTKCQRCTNSEKKYGSPQTCEQCKQQCAFDRKEEGRRKVDGKLLCWLCTLSYRRVLQKTKEQRKGFGSSNSSSLNEKDHHSRPHHHHQQQHRHSSSHHKLSGSLSPEQEQGLWKQSHKSSSVQKETPKKKLKLEMKPSNGDSSSSLTKSMDSGGTDNFILISQLKEEVMSMKRLLQQKDQTILEKDRKLTEIKADFQYQESNMRVKMNQMEKSHKESMEHQQGKNRELMKQVAALSKGKKFDRTGSSLLLP from the exons ATGGCAACGTCGGCTCTGTACGCCTGTACGAAGTGCAACCAGCGGTACCCCTTCGAAGAGCTGTCGCAGGGCCAGCAGCTGTGCAAG GAGTGTCGCATCGCACATCCAATAGTGAAGTGCACATTCTGCAGATCTGAGTTTCAGCAGGAAAG TAAAACCAATACAATCTGCAAGAAGTGTGCTCAGAACGTCAAACAGTTTGGAACG CCCAAACCCTGTCAGTACTGTAACATCATTGCAGCCTTTATCGGGACAAAGTGCCAGCGTTGTACAAACTCAGAGAAGAAATATGGGTCTCCACAGACCTGTGAGCAGTGCAAACAGCAATGCGCCTTTGACCGCAAGGAGGAGGGCAGGAGAAAG GTGGATGGGAAACTGCTTTGCTGGCTCTGTACTCTGTCCTACCGCCGTGTCCTGCAGAAGACCAAGGAGCAGAGGAAAGGTTTTGGctcctccaactcctcatcCCTGAATGAGAAAGACCACCACTCCAGacctcaccatcatcaccaacaGCAACACAGACACAGCAGCTCTCATCACAA ACTGAGTGGGAGTTTGAGTCCTGAGCAGGAGCAGGGACTGTGGAAGCAGAG CCATAAATCGTCTTCAGTCCAGAAGGAGACTccaaagaagaaactaaaactgGAGATGAAGCCATCCAATGGGGATAG CAGTAGTTCCCTCACCAAGTCGATGGATTCCGGAGGAACAGACAACTTCATTCTCATCAGCCAGCTGAAAGAGGAAGTAATGTCAATGAAGAGACTGCTGCAGCAAAAAGATCAAACCATCCTCGAGAAGGACCGAAAG CTCACAGAGATCAAAGCAGACTTTCAGTACCAGGAATCCAACATGAGAGTTAAGATGAACCAAATGGAGAAATCGCACAAAGAGTCCATGGAGCACCAGCAG GGCAAGAACAGGGAGTTGATGAAACAAGTGGCAGCCCTCTCGAAAGGAAAAAAGTTTGATCGGACAGGGAGTTCACTGTTGTTGCCCTAA
- the fam76b gene encoding protein FAM76B isoform X3: protein MATSALYACTKCNQRYPFEELSQGQQLCKECRIAHPIVKCTFCRSEFQQESKTNTICKKCAQNVKQFGTPKPCQYCNIIAAFIGTKCQRCTNSEKKYGSPQTCEQCKQQCAFDRKEEGRRKVDGKLLCWLCTLSYRRVLQKTKEQRKGFGSSNSSSLNEKDHHSRPHHHHQQQHRHSSSHHNHKSSSVQKETPKKKLKLEMKPSNGDSSSSLTKSMDSGGTDNFILISQLKEEVMSMKRLLQQKDQTILEKDRKLTEIKADFQYQESNMRVKMNQMEKSHKESMEHQQGKNRELMKQVAALSKGKKFDRTGSSLLLP from the exons ATGGCAACGTCGGCTCTGTACGCCTGTACGAAGTGCAACCAGCGGTACCCCTTCGAAGAGCTGTCGCAGGGCCAGCAGCTGTGCAAG GAGTGTCGCATCGCACATCCAATAGTGAAGTGCACATTCTGCAGATCTGAGTTTCAGCAGGAAAG TAAAACCAATACAATCTGCAAGAAGTGTGCTCAGAACGTCAAACAGTTTGGAACG CCCAAACCCTGTCAGTACTGTAACATCATTGCAGCCTTTATCGGGACAAAGTGCCAGCGTTGTACAAACTCAGAGAAGAAATATGGGTCTCCACAGACCTGTGAGCAGTGCAAACAGCAATGCGCCTTTGACCGCAAGGAGGAGGGCAGGAGAAAG GTGGATGGGAAACTGCTTTGCTGGCTCTGTACTCTGTCCTACCGCCGTGTCCTGCAGAAGACCAAGGAGCAGAGGAAAGGTTTTGGctcctccaactcctcatcCCTGAATGAGAAAGACCACCACTCCAGacctcaccatcatcaccaacaGCAACACAGACACAGCAGCTCTCATCACAA CCATAAATCGTCTTCAGTCCAGAAGGAGACTccaaagaagaaactaaaactgGAGATGAAGCCATCCAATGGGGATAG CAGTAGTTCCCTCACCAAGTCGATGGATTCCGGAGGAACAGACAACTTCATTCTCATCAGCCAGCTGAAAGAGGAAGTAATGTCAATGAAGAGACTGCTGCAGCAAAAAGATCAAACCATCCTCGAGAAGGACCGAAAG CTCACAGAGATCAAAGCAGACTTTCAGTACCAGGAATCCAACATGAGAGTTAAGATGAACCAAATGGAGAAATCGCACAAAGAGTCCATGGAGCACCAGCAG GGCAAGAACAGGGAGTTGATGAAACAAGTGGCAGCCCTCTCGAAAGGAAAAAAGTTTGATCGGACAGGGAGTTCACTGTTGTTGCCCTAA
- the fam76b gene encoding protein FAM76B isoform X4 encodes MATSALYACTKCNQRYPFEELSQGQQLCKECRIAHPIVKCTFCRSEFQQESKTNTICKKCAQNVKQFGTPKPCQYCNIIAAFIGTKCQRCTNSEKKYGSPQTCEQCKQQCAFDRKEEGRRKVDGKLLCWLCTLSYRRVLQKTKEQRKGFGSSNSSSLNEKDHHSRPHHHHQQQHRHSSSHHNHKSSSVQKETPKKKLKLEMKPSNGDSSSLTKSMDSGGTDNFILISQLKEEVMSMKRLLQQKDQTILEKDRKLTEIKADFQYQESNMRVKMNQMEKSHKESMEHQQGKNRELMKQVAALSKGKKFDRTGSSLLLP; translated from the exons ATGGCAACGTCGGCTCTGTACGCCTGTACGAAGTGCAACCAGCGGTACCCCTTCGAAGAGCTGTCGCAGGGCCAGCAGCTGTGCAAG GAGTGTCGCATCGCACATCCAATAGTGAAGTGCACATTCTGCAGATCTGAGTTTCAGCAGGAAAG TAAAACCAATACAATCTGCAAGAAGTGTGCTCAGAACGTCAAACAGTTTGGAACG CCCAAACCCTGTCAGTACTGTAACATCATTGCAGCCTTTATCGGGACAAAGTGCCAGCGTTGTACAAACTCAGAGAAGAAATATGGGTCTCCACAGACCTGTGAGCAGTGCAAACAGCAATGCGCCTTTGACCGCAAGGAGGAGGGCAGGAGAAAG GTGGATGGGAAACTGCTTTGCTGGCTCTGTACTCTGTCCTACCGCCGTGTCCTGCAGAAGACCAAGGAGCAGAGGAAAGGTTTTGGctcctccaactcctcatcCCTGAATGAGAAAGACCACCACTCCAGacctcaccatcatcaccaacaGCAACACAGACACAGCAGCTCTCATCACAA CCATAAATCGTCTTCAGTCCAGAAGGAGACTccaaagaagaaactaaaactgGAGATGAAGCCATCCAATGGGGATAG TAGTTCCCTCACCAAGTCGATGGATTCCGGAGGAACAGACAACTTCATTCTCATCAGCCAGCTGAAAGAGGAAGTAATGTCAATGAAGAGACTGCTGCAGCAAAAAGATCAAACCATCCTCGAGAAGGACCGAAAG CTCACAGAGATCAAAGCAGACTTTCAGTACCAGGAATCCAACATGAGAGTTAAGATGAACCAAATGGAGAAATCGCACAAAGAGTCCATGGAGCACCAGCAG GGCAAGAACAGGGAGTTGATGAAACAAGTGGCAGCCCTCTCGAAAGGAAAAAAGTTTGATCGGACAGGGAGTTCACTGTTGTTGCCCTAA